Below is a window of Candidatus Dependentiae bacterium DNA.
CAATAATAGTATTAAATAAACATGAAAAACTGGGAAAAGGTTATGCTTTATCGTTACCTATTAACAATTCTTATTGCTCTTCCTTTTATAAACACTGCTTTTGGCATGCAAAAAAAGGAATCAGAAATCTCTGAGCATGTGATCAACGGCACGCAACCAGCAACGACGTTCGATAAAACCAAGCTGAAAAACCCTCATATTTTTATCAAAGATGTCTTGGGCGATCAGAAATTAAAAATATTTCTTGGAAAAGATATAGGCGAAGATTCTGATTTACAGGAAAAAGCACGCCAAGCTTTGTCAAAAATATACGTAGGTACAGCGACAACTAAATTCAAGGAAAAGTGCGAATCAGCTCTTTATCTGGATTTGCAAGCACTTAGAGATTTTCTTTTAGACGAAGATCACGCAATTAAAATAATGAAAATTGCAATTCAGACTAACGATGCATTTATCAACAAAAAAATTGAATCTAGTAATTGTGAAAACCCGGAAATGAGGCCGTGCCCTGATATCAATCCGTGGCCTCTTGAAAAAAGCGATGTTGCCCAGATGACTGCTAAAAAAGTTTTAAATACTCCCCATTTAGATTCTATTCAGGGAATTATGATATCTAAACAGTTTCCTCCAATTACCGATCCGGAAATTATAAATCGCTTCTTGGCTGCGATAAAAAATATAAAAGTGGTTGCGATACGGGGGAAGAAAAATAATCTTTATATTGATATGAGCGGCTTAAGAGAATTGATTATTAAAGCTGATCCGGAAATTGCACAATTAAGAAAAAAGCTAGATATACAGAATAATATTATTTTACAAAAAATTAAGAACACTCAAAAAAAAGAATCGCCAGCATCTCAGAATGCCAGTTCGATTTCTATGGAAAAAATAAGCAGCGGCGATAATGGTTCATTTGAGCAAAGTCCTCTATATGACGCGGGATCAAAAAAAACCTTAAATCAATACAAACCGCGCGAGCTTTGGAATAACTTCCTTTCTTCCGTTAAATCAAAAAATATAGAAAAGAAAACACTACCTGCCATAAACGATTACGATCGCCTTGATGGGGTAGTTGTACCAATGGATCAATATAAAGAAATCGTAGTAAATAAAACCATCCGCTTGCCAAATACTAACCAAGTGTCTCCCATACTTAGATCCTTCCCAACAAGATCGCATATTGCTCAACAAGCGGTTCAAACTGCTGCCACACAAACAGCTATTGCAAACAACGTTGCGCAAGACGATGAAGTACGCCGGCATGCCCGCCTGTGGGATGATTTTGAGTTTAAATGTGTTGTGGGAGCAAGTACATGCTTATCGCTTTATGCTCTCTTGAATAGCAAAACAGAGATTAAAAATCTCTACAGCTATTTTTCCTCATTCTTAAAAAAATAAACCTTCTGAATCATTTTTTGCATCTCCAACAAATTGACAATCTTTGCGCCAATTCTAAAATAAGAATCGGTTTATATTACAATTAAACTAATTCTTAATTTAGGTATGAGATGAAAAAAATAGTTTTATCAATAATTTTCTTATCAAATATGTGCACCGCGATGGAGCTTGAGCCTCAGCCCCAGGATATGCCTCCGCAGCCTCTTTTTAAACAAGAGTCCAAAGAAGAAGAAAAAATACGAATCGTAGATGATATCGACTTTGGAGGAAAACAGCACGCGGACGTAAAACCATTTTTTACAGAAGCACAATATGCTCCAAACGTGCAGCTCAATTTTGGCGGTAAGCCCCTTATTCCTCAGCACGAAATGGCAATAAAAAAAGTAATGCAATCAACCAATGCAAAAGAGTACCATAACGGTGATAAGGATAATCAAAGAATCATTGTCTATAATTTATCCCCGCTCGTTGATCAAATTTTGAACGAAGCATATTTCCAACGTTATTCAAAAAAAATTGTGTCACTTCCTGGCTTCACGTATGTACGAACAGCTCTTATCGAAGACCCTAGTAAACTGAATCAATTATTGAATGAAAGAAAAGTGCAAGACGCAGCCGCAAAGCATCAAGAAATTAAACAAATACTAAAAGATTCTCTATCAACCGAGGAAGAGTTTTTGGATTTAATGGCTTCAAAACCAATCGTACAGAGAAAAGTTGTGGGCAATCTTATAAATGCGATGAACGATAGGGCAATGAGACCAAAAATTGAATATGATACGGAAACACGGGATAACTTGGGGCAATTGTTCAGGCATCCTACCGTATATATAGAAAGTAGAAACTTCCAACCGGCACACAAACGTCATTTTTATATCTCAATGGGACTTGCTGGTGGCTTATGTTATATTCTTGGCCGAAATTCTTTTGGCAAAGAATATCTTGATAAAGCAGGAAATATGATTTTTAAATTTTTTGAAAATAGACTCAAAACTCCGGCGTAAAATTAAATCACTAAAGCAATACGCGCACTAATTCTGCAAGAGAAATAATTCCTTGCTGCACCTTGTATTTTGCATCTTCAAGAAGTGTGGCCATGCCGTCCGCTTTTGCCTGGCCCGCGATTGCATCAAAAATCGGTTTATGGACAACAAGCGCGCGCAAGCCATGGCTCATCATTAAAAGTTCAAAGATGCCTATACGGCCTTTATAGCCCAAATTTAGGCAGGCTGAACAACCGGTACTGCTAAATACTATTTGCAGATGCAAATCGATTCGCTCGAGAATAATTTTTTCGTCATCGGTAGGTAATCGTTCTATCTTGCACGAATTGCAGAGTCTGCGCACTAGTCGCTGCGCAAGAATTCCTGAAACCGAAGCATTAATTAAAAACGGTTCGATTCCCATATCCATCAAACGCATAAGAGCGCCGGGCGCATCGGTGGTATGTAATGTGCTCAAAACTAAGTGCCCGGTAAGCGATGCTTCAATGGCAGCTTTTGCTGTTTCTATATCCCGAATTTCACCAAGCATAACCACATCAGGATCTTGGCGCAGCATTGCACGAATACCGCGCGCAAACGTAAAACCAATATCGGATTGAATATGGCCTTGCGTGATTCCTTCAATGTGATATTCCACCGGATCTTCCAGCGTAATAATATTTTTTTCTGGAGAATTCAATGCAGAAAGCGCCGCATACAGCGTCGTCGTTTTTCCTGATCCAGTAGGCCCCGTAACCAAAAAAAATCCGCTTTGCTTATTGAGTATAGATGAAAGCGTTTCGTACATCGTAAGCTGCAATCCTAAACGATTGAGCGCAATCGTCATATGCTGGCGATCAAGAATACGAATCACAATTTTTTGGCCATGCATTGAAGGAAAGGTTGAAACGCGCAAATCGATTTCATGAATACCAGCGCGAACACGAAATTTACCATCTTGTGGAATACGTTTTTCCGCGATATCAGTATGCGCTAAAATTTTAATGCGGGATAAAATTTGCAATGCGAGTGATTCTGGCAAAGGTGGTTGATCATAAAGTACGCCGTCAATGCGATAACGAATACGCAAAAGATCATCGAGTGGTTCACAATGAATATCAGATGCTTTGCATTCAATCGCACGCATAATTAATCTATCGACAAGGTCGACAGCCGAATGTTCTGAGATTGTTCGATCAATCTGCATACCGTTACTCTTCATCTTTTCGAGTATGCGGATGGAGCAATTCATCAATCTCTTCAGTTTCCTCTACAAGCTCATTAACATCGTCATCAGTATGCAATTCAGTGGGCGATCTATCATAAAACTCTTTTACCGCATCACTAATATCGCGCGCTAATCCAACCATAAAAGTAATATCGTAAGAAACATATTTGCCAATCTCTTCAAGCAAATCCGGATCATTTGGATTGTTTGCAATCACCGGCAGAATATCTTCATCCGGTTCGAAAAGATTATGATTTTCATCAAGTTTTACCGGAATGAAAAGATAACGCAGCATCACATCTTTTGGAAATTCGTGCAAAGTATGATATTCAAAAAAATAACCGGTCGCATCGAATGCAGGAACTTGATAAAGTTCACTTAAAGCATTGAGCAATTGCGAACGACTTATCAATCCTTCTTCAAGCAAAAATTCATCGAAGGTTAAATCGGAACGATCATAAAATATTTTTTTGAGCGACTGAGCATCTTCTTGTTTTATTGCATTTTGTTTTTGCAAAATTTTTGTCAAAGACTCAACAAAGGTCTCCTGCTTTTTCATTCTACGTCTCCACTTTTTTATCCGATTGAATATCCAATCAGGAACGCGACCGCGCCGACAACAACTGCAATAGTATGATCTTTTATCCACTGCCCCATATTATTAAGGATCGCATGTACATCTTCATTGGGCGAAAGGCCAAGAAGCGCTTTTATTTTGGACCATTCGATCGTAATCACTGAAAAATGATTCAGAATTACCAAAACAACGATAAGCAGGAAAGTAGATGCTAGAATTGGCCGGCCATATTTTTTTGCTAAATAGCCGATAATAAAACCGGAGCCGAGAGCGATTGCACTCTCAGTAATAGTGCTTGATGAAATATTTAGCTTGCGCGCACCTTCATCAATTTTTTCTTTTGCTATGCCAAACCAATTATTCGTTGAATTTTTTTCCATGCTCATCCTTAAGGTCATACGCCAATTATTCTACTCAGTATAATTGTTCTAAAAATGTTATTGCAAGCCAAAAAAAAGAGGCGCTCGTTTTAAGAGCACCTCTTTTTCTGAAAGCTTTAGAATCAGTTCTTTACGAAACCAATTCTTTAAGTGCTTTGCCTGGCTTGAACTTAGGAACCTTTTTAGCAGGAATTTGCATCTTGCCGCCAGTAGCAGGGTTAACGCCTGTACGTGCTTTTCTCTTCAATACAGAGAATGTTCCAAAGCCAGTCAATACAACTGGTTTACCTTTTTTAAGAGCGTCGCTAATTACATCCATTGACGCTTCCAAGCAACGCTTACATGTTGCTTTTGATTCCTTGGTCATTTTGGCCATTAATTCAACAACCATCGCTTTATTCATTTTTTTGCCTTTCTTTCAATTATTTGAGGCTTTCTATTTTATCGTACAAAAGAGCATACCCACAAAATCTCGTCTAATTCGTACAATATTATGAGTAAAACTT
It encodes the following:
- a CDS encoding HU family DNA-binding protein; the protein is MNKAMVVELMAKMTKESKATCKRCLEASMDVISDALKKGKPVVLTGFGTFSVLKRKARTGVNPATGGKMQIPAKKVPKFKPGKALKELVS
- a CDS encoding type II/IV secretion system protein; its protein translation is MQIDRTISEHSAVDLVDRLIMRAIECKASDIHCEPLDDLLRIRYRIDGVLYDQPPLPESLALQILSRIKILAHTDIAEKRIPQDGKFRVRAGIHEIDLRVSTFPSMHGQKIVIRILDRQHMTIALNRLGLQLTMYETLSSILNKQSGFFLVTGPTGSGKTTTLYAALSALNSPEKNIITLEDPVEYHIEGITQGHIQSDIGFTFARGIRAMLRQDPDVVMLGEIRDIETAKAAIEASLTGHLVLSTLHTTDAPGALMRLMDMGIEPFLINASVSGILAQRLVRRLCNSCKIERLPTDDEKIILERIDLHLQIVFSSTGCSACLNLGYKGRIGIFELLMMSHGLRALVVHKPIFDAIAGQAKADGMATLLEDAKYKVQQGIISLAELVRVLL